The Flammeovirgaceae bacterium genome contains a region encoding:
- a CDS encoding DM13 domain-containing protein codes for MKKSILIFLLGFAMACNPDEATPTTPVNDDFDETKATLLREGTWMGSGSYNVSGVAQIYDDNGKKVLLLNNFSSSNGPDLRVYLSTTTGAASFVNLGKLKSTSGKQTYSIPDGTDITQFKFALIWCQQFSVLFGKAETL; via the coding sequence ATGAAAAAATCAATCCTAATCTTTTTGTTAGGCTTTGCAATGGCATGCAATCCTGATGAGGCCACTCCGACCACTCCGGTAAATGATGATTTTGATGAAACAAAGGCAACGCTGCTGCGTGAAGGCACCTGGATGGGCAGCGGAAGTTATAACGTAAGCGGTGTGGCCCAGATTTATGACGACAACGGAAAAAAAGTATTGCTATTGAACAATTTTTCATCCAGCAACGGTCCGGATCTAAGAGTATACCTGAGCACCACAACGGGCGCTGCTTCATTTGTTAACCTGGGGAAATTAAAATCGACCTCTGGTAAACAAACGTATTCCATACCAGATGGCACAGATATTACTCAGTTTAAGTTTGCACTCATCTGGTGCCAGCAATTTTCTGTTCTGTTTGGAAAGGCCGAAACACTGTAG
- a CDS encoding tetratricopeptide repeat protein, with translation MIRKLVAVNLAFIWLTGIPVVAQDQLSRGRPEILFNKGLELINHSNYGAAREVFIEFLGLTHQTDSRRPEAEYQIALCALNLGHSDAEKLVDDFIGSYPSNPRAVTAYYELANFFYTSKNYSKASYYFAKVEFSGLSREQKAEGRFRWGYSLFTLKKLDEALVQFNLVKVQDSPYLPAANYYAGFIEYLNGLYDAALIDLRRAENNPAYAPLVPVVIANALYKQQNYDELIAYHKSLLPKATSISNFSEVALLAADAYYFKRDYKSAVAAYEDYFEKNAGKAPAPVLFRAGYAYYTLAQNDRALQYLKSSAAAPDSVGHYASYYLGILYLKQGDKQLALNAFDQARRTKSDKALQEESTFQLAKVAYDAGKPDQSITEFERFLTDFPRSTHVIEVKELLAQAYVNGNNYNKAIDYIESLPARSQPVNQAYQKATFLKGSEFFNKEDYTQAIEYFQKSLSYPINPVYTGLAAFWCGESLSTLRRYNEAITMFQRVVSLGVSVEPEVLVRTRYGLGYAHFNQQQYEQALFNFNEFVNKGNRSFPIYSDGVLRLADCHYVSKQYPEALAQYNRARQLGSPDDDYILFQTGVINGILRKYAEARSQFTLLISGYPKSQFRDEAIFQRAQFEIEQGNYQVAADGLSQLIREGAGSRFLPYAFLRRAASYYNLKQYDKTITDYATLLQQFPTHPAAQQALIPLQEALGLAGRAGDFQRYLDDFKVSNPDNKNLEVVEFESSKNLYFDQQYAKAIPALQAFLITYPQSARLHDVKYYLAESFYRQRDFDKAYPLYEELSNDPTFALAGRCVGRLAEIDFRQGKYDRAITGYHRLERLASTKKDLYTAWSGLMESFYLLAAYDSVTTYANLIIEKGNLNAGAVNKASLFIGKAAMARGNYDLAKDEFLNTLNSARDEYGAEAKYRLAEIFFNTGQHKSCYETLISLNTDFAAYEEWVGRSYLLLSDNFMAMNDAFNAKATLESLIGKFPLQHIQDTAKDKLKKITDAEKAQRLKQAAADSVDNK, from the coding sequence GCTTGAACTGATTAATCATTCCAATTACGGTGCCGCTCGCGAAGTTTTTATTGAATTCCTGGGTTTAACTCACCAAACAGACTCCCGAAGGCCCGAAGCGGAATACCAAATTGCCTTGTGTGCCCTTAACCTCGGGCACTCGGATGCTGAAAAATTGGTCGATGACTTTATTGGTTCCTACCCCAGTAACCCACGGGCAGTTACGGCCTACTACGAATTGGCCAACTTCTTTTATACAAGTAAGAACTATTCTAAAGCATCTTATTATTTCGCTAAAGTTGAGTTTTCTGGTCTTTCGCGCGAGCAAAAGGCCGAGGGCCGGTTTCGCTGGGGGTATAGTCTGTTTACACTTAAAAAACTGGATGAAGCCCTTGTCCAGTTTAACCTTGTAAAGGTTCAGGACAGCCCGTACTTGCCGGCCGCCAATTACTATGCCGGCTTTATTGAATACCTGAATGGACTATACGATGCCGCATTAATCGATTTGCGAAGAGCTGAAAATAATCCGGCTTATGCTCCGCTGGTTCCGGTTGTTATTGCCAACGCTTTGTACAAACAACAGAATTACGATGAACTGATTGCCTACCACAAAAGTCTGTTACCAAAGGCAACTTCCATCTCCAACTTCAGCGAAGTTGCATTGCTGGCGGCTGATGCGTATTACTTCAAGCGTGATTATAAAAGCGCAGTTGCTGCATACGAAGACTACTTTGAGAAAAACGCAGGCAAGGCTCCTGCACCTGTGTTGTTTCGGGCAGGGTATGCGTACTACACGCTTGCCCAAAACGATAGGGCACTTCAATACCTTAAATCGTCTGCTGCAGCACCTGATTCCGTAGGGCACTATGCCTCGTATTATTTGGGAATCTTGTATTTAAAGCAGGGCGACAAACAGCTTGCACTCAATGCTTTCGACCAGGCCCGCAGAACGAAATCCGACAAAGCGTTGCAGGAGGAGAGCACATTTCAGTTGGCCAAGGTGGCTTACGATGCCGGCAAGCCCGACCAGTCAATTACTGAATTTGAACGGTTTCTAACTGATTTTCCGCGTAGTACGCATGTTATTGAAGTTAAGGAACTGCTTGCCCAGGCGTATGTAAATGGTAATAACTATAATAAAGCCATTGACTATATCGAATCGCTGCCTGCACGCAGTCAACCGGTTAATCAGGCGTATCAGAAAGCCACCTTTCTTAAAGGATCGGAATTTTTCAACAAGGAAGATTACACACAGGCCATTGAGTATTTTCAAAAATCCCTTTCCTATCCGATCAATCCCGTTTACACCGGGTTGGCAGCGTTCTGGTGTGGGGAGTCGCTAAGTACACTTCGGAGGTACAACGAAGCCATCACTATGTTCCAGCGAGTGGTGTCGTTGGGTGTTTCCGTTGAGCCGGAAGTGCTGGTACGTACACGCTATGGATTAGGCTATGCGCATTTTAATCAGCAGCAATACGAACAGGCGCTTTTTAACTTTAACGAATTTGTTAATAAAGGAAACCGTTCATTCCCTATTTATTCCGATGGCGTATTGCGCCTGGCTGATTGCCATTACGTAAGCAAGCAATATCCGGAAGCACTCGCTCAATACAACCGGGCCCGGCAGTTGGGTTCACCGGATGATGATTACATTTTGTTTCAGACGGGCGTAATTAACGGTATCCTTCGGAAATATGCCGAAGCCCGCAGTCAATTTACTCTTCTGATATCGGGTTATCCGAAATCACAGTTTCGTGATGAAGCCATTTTTCAGCGGGCACAATTTGAAATTGAACAGGGAAACTATCAGGTGGCAGCCGATGGATTATCGCAACTGATTCGCGAAGGAGCAGGTTCTCGCTTTTTACCATACGCCTTCCTGCGAAGGGCGGCATCCTATTACAACCTGAAGCAATATGATAAAACCATTACCGACTATGCCACGTTGCTTCAGCAATTCCCAACCCATCCGGCAGCACAGCAGGCATTAATACCGTTGCAGGAAGCACTGGGACTTGCCGGCCGCGCAGGCGATTTTCAGCGTTACCTGGATGATTTTAAAGTGTCTAATCCTGACAATAAGAATCTTGAGGTAGTGGAATTTGAAAGTTCCAAAAACCTTTATTTCGATCAGCAATATGCCAAGGCCATCCCGGCATTACAGGCATTTCTTATAACCTATCCGCAAAGTGCGCGCCTGCATGATGTAAAGTATTACCTGGCTGAATCCTTTTACCGCCAGCGCGATTTTGACAAGGCATATCCACTGTATGAGGAGTTAAGCAACGACCCGACTTTTGCGTTGGCCGGTCGTTGTGTGGGTCGCCTGGCGGAAATCGACTTCAGGCAAGGAAAGTACGATCGCGCCATTACCGGCTATCACCGGTTAGAGCGGCTCGCGTCAACCAAAAAGGATTTATATACCGCCTGGTCGGGATTAATGGAATCTTTTTACCTGCTGGCTGCCTACGACTCGGTAACCACGTATGCCAATCTGATTATTGAAAAGGGTAACCTTAATGCAGGTGCGGTTAACAAAGCCTCGTTGTTCATTGGCAAAGCTGCGATGGCGCGCGGCAATTACGATTTGGCCAAAGATGAATTTTTAAACACGTTGAATTCGGCACGCGATGAATACGGAGCGGAAGCAAAATACCGGTTGGCTGAGATTTTCTTTAACACCGGTCAGCATAAATCCTGTTATGAAACACTTATCAGTCTTAATACCGACTTTGCCGCCTATGAAGAGTGGGTGGGCAGGTCGTACCTGTTGCTGTCGGATAATTTCATGGCCATGAATGATGCTTTCAATGCCAAGGCTACCTTGGAATCACTCATTGGTAAATTTCCATTGCAGCATATTCAGGATACAGCTAAAGATAAACTAAAAAAAATTACAGATGCCGAGAAAGCCCAGCGGTTAAAGCAGGCCGCGGCTGATTCAGTTGATAACAAGTAA
- a CDS encoding phospholipase, with the protein MTDPNASYYLYNKAQLIRGGAEYFDLLERLIDTANHSVYLQTYIYEADETGMRIAAALMRAAGRGIYVHLLVDGYASQNLPANFIKDLKNTGINFRFFEPLFKSKYFYFGRRLHHKVLVVDGRYGVVGGLNISNRYNDTPAQKAWLDWAICVEGEVSAALYNICASRSISPWRLKGVQIPPAPTYLLPKEVCPVRARANDWVRAKREITRSYIEMLDQAKHQVIIMSSYFIPGRQIRRHMERAVKRGVRIRLILAGVSDVRLAKDAERFMYRWLFKRGVEVYEYQPNVLHAKISTYDRKWVTVGSYNVNEISEKASVELNLDVFDKVFAAEVETRLVEIMVRDCRRVTDEELNRKFNLGHRMLQWGAYTIIRTLLVLFTFYFRHRE; encoded by the coding sequence ATGACTGACCCCAATGCTTCCTATTACTTGTACAATAAGGCTCAACTTATTCGGGGAGGAGCGGAATACTTTGATCTTCTTGAGCGGCTCATTGATACGGCCAACCATTCGGTTTACCTCCAAACGTATATTTACGAGGCAGATGAAACAGGAATGCGCATTGCAGCAGCTTTAATGAGGGCGGCTGGCAGGGGTATTTACGTGCATTTACTGGTTGACGGGTACGCCTCTCAGAATCTGCCGGCAAACTTCATTAAAGATTTAAAGAACACGGGAATTAACTTCCGTTTTTTTGAACCTCTTTTTAAAAGCAAATACTTTTATTTCGGCCGAAGACTACACCATAAAGTGTTGGTGGTTGACGGTCGTTACGGTGTTGTGGGCGGATTAAACATCAGCAACCGCTACAACGATACACCTGCACAAAAAGCCTGGCTTGATTGGGCAATTTGTGTGGAGGGGGAAGTGTCAGCAGCTCTTTACAACATTTGTGCTTCACGTTCCATTTCGCCTTGGCGGTTAAAAGGGGTTCAGATTCCACCGGCACCAACTTATCTGCTGCCTAAAGAAGTCTGCCCGGTACGGGCTCGTGCCAACGATTGGGTAAGAGCCAAACGGGAAATAACGCGCAGCTACATTGAAATGCTCGATCAGGCTAAGCATCAGGTTATTATCATGTCGAGTTACTTTATTCCCGGACGGCAAATCAGGCGACATATGGAGCGAGCAGTAAAGCGGGGTGTGCGTATCCGTTTAATCCTGGCGGGTGTCTCTGATGTGCGCCTGGCCAAGGATGCTGAGCGGTTTATGTACCGGTGGCTGTTTAAACGTGGTGTGGAGGTGTACGAGTACCAACCCAATGTTCTGCATGCGAAAATATCTACCTACGACCGCAAATGGGTGACCGTTGGATCCTATAACGTGAATGAAATAAGCGAAAAAGCCAGTGTTGAATTAAACCTGGATGTGTTTGATAAGGTTTTTGCTGCCGAAGTAGAGACCCGGCTGGTTGAGATTATGGTGCGCGACTGCAGACGGGTTACCGATGAAGAACTTAACAGAAAGTTTAATCTGGGTCATCGTATGCTTCAATGGGGGGCTTATACCATTATCCGCACATTGCTGGTATTATTTACATTCTATTTCAGGCATAGGGAGTAA
- a CDS encoding biopolymer transporter ExbD — protein sequence MSLQSKNKVEPMFSMASMTDLIFLLLVFFMLTSSFITPSGLPVNLPTSLQSKIEVQKVSVTVTNDLQYYVNDKKVSKSLLEGELKSKLAGTKGSVILHIDKNVPWEHGIYVADIATKLEAKVVVATKPK from the coding sequence ATGAGTCTGCAATCAAAAAACAAGGTAGAACCGATGTTCAGCATGGCTTCCATGACGGACCTGATATTTCTTTTACTGGTTTTCTTTATGCTTACCTCATCGTTTATTACTCCCTCCGGGTTACCGGTAAACCTGCCCACCAGCCTCCAGAGTAAAATTGAAGTACAAAAGGTATCGGTAACCGTAACGAACGATTTGCAGTATTACGTTAATGATAAGAAGGTTTCAAAAAGCCTGCTGGAAGGGGAGTTGAAAAGCAAGCTGGCAGGAACAAAAGGGTCTGTTATCCTGCACATTGATAAGAATGTGCCGTGGGAGCATGGCATTTATGTTGCTGATATTGCCACCAAACTGGAAGCCAAAGTGGTGGTAGCTACAAAACCCAAGTAA
- a CDS encoding MotA/TolQ/ExbB proton channel family protein, protein MIAQILTDAAETAATTTDQQLSLWELFKAGGLMMYPIVLLSFIAVYIFFERFLTLNKASQDPNQFMGKVKELVQKGDINGAKILCSHNESPIARMIEKGISRIGSPLKNIEASIENVGRIEIFKLEKNLSTLATISGAAPMMGFLGTVIGMVQAFIAIAQEEGSVSPKLLSSGIYTAMLTTVAGLIVGIVAYLAYNFLVTRVQKIVHKMEYSSIEFIDLLQEPR, encoded by the coding sequence ATGATTGCACAGATCTTGACCGATGCTGCCGAAACCGCAGCAACAACAACCGATCAACAGCTTTCCTTATGGGAGCTATTCAAAGCCGGGGGATTAATGATGTACCCGATTGTGTTGCTCTCGTTTATTGCAGTGTACATCTTTTTTGAACGCTTCCTTACGTTGAACAAGGCCAGTCAGGATCCCAACCAATTTATGGGAAAAGTAAAAGAACTGGTGCAGAAGGGGGATATCAATGGCGCAAAAATTCTTTGTTCACATAACGAATCACCTATTGCACGCATGATCGAGAAAGGAATCAGCCGGATAGGCAGCCCGCTGAAGAACATTGAGGCTTCGATTGAAAATGTGGGAAGAATTGAAATTTTTAAATTGGAAAAGAATCTATCCACGCTTGCTACAATTTCCGGTGCCGCACCCATGATGGGTTTTCTGGGTACGGTAATCGGCATGGTACAGGCATTTATTGCCATCGCACAGGAAGAAGGCTCGGTTAGCCCCAAATTATTGTCAAGCGGAATTTACACCGCTATGCTGACCACCGTGGCCGGCCTTATTGTAGGTATTGTGGCGTACCTGGCCTACAACTTTTTGGTAACCCGCGTGCAGAAGATTGTGCACAAAATGGAGTATTCTTCGATTGAATTTATTGATCTACTACAAGAACCCCGATGA
- a CDS encoding DoxX family protein, whose product MIKPASKRDTILFWVFTGIFCAFMLTSAIPNIMSTQEWVDVFNQLGYPVYMLPFIGIAKLLGIIALLVPGYPRIKEWAYAGFFFDLTGAIFSGLMVGGFNPLMLTMLIPLGTGTLSYIFHHRRLSGV is encoded by the coding sequence ATGATAAAACCAGCATCAAAACGGGATACTATCTTATTCTGGGTTTTTACCGGAATATTTTGCGCCTTTATGCTTACCTCGGCTATCCCCAATATCATGTCAACGCAAGAGTGGGTTGATGTTTTTAACCAATTGGGGTACCCGGTTTACATGCTGCCGTTTATCGGAATTGCAAAGTTGCTTGGAATAATCGCTTTACTTGTTCCGGGCTATCCGCGAATTAAAGAATGGGCCTATGCCGGTTTTTTTTTCGACCTGACCGGAGCAATCTTTTCAGGGTTGATGGTGGGCGGCTTTAATCCGTTAATGCTTACAATGCTTATACCGCTGGGTACAGGTACTCTTTCCTACATTTTTCATCACAGGCGGCTTTCCGGGGTTTAA
- a CDS encoding YceI family protein encodes MRCLSTLSFTVFFLVAKAQVYVPVDALSKIDFKIKNFGSTVDGSFKGLKGTINFDPAQLSSAAFDVTINAATIDTGIGMRDNHLRKSDYFNVKEYPTIRFVSGKVEQSTKPNVAIITGKLTIKKTTKEISFPFRYSYAGDLLQLTGEFRINRREFGVGGSSISLADELTVLLDVRATKQLK; translated from the coding sequence ATGCGCTGTCTATCCACTCTTTCTTTTACTGTTTTTTTTTTAGTTGCCAAGGCACAAGTTTATGTTCCGGTAGATGCTTTATCAAAGATAGATTTTAAAATAAAGAATTTTGGCTCCACCGTTGACGGCAGTTTTAAAGGACTTAAGGGCACCATTAATTTTGATCCCGCCCAACTTTCGAGTGCGGCATTTGATGTAACCATTAATGCGGCCACAATTGATACAGGCATAGGTATGCGCGATAATCACCTGCGCAAATCTGATTACTTTAATGTAAAGGAATACCCTACCATTCGATTTGTATCCGGAAAAGTGGAGCAATCAACAAAGCCGAACGTAGCCATAATAACCGGTAAACTAACCATCAAGAAAACCACTAAGGAAATCTCCTTTCCGTTTCGATATAGCTACGCTGGCGATCTGCTGCAACTCACCGGAGAATTCAGGATTAACAGAAGAGAGTTTGGTGTGGGGGGCAGCAGCATTAGTCTGGCCGATGAATTAACAGTACTGCTTGATGTTAGAGCAACAAAACAACTTAAATAA
- a CDS encoding GIY-YIG nuclease family protein, with the protein MYYVYILHSDKDGKLYTGYTENLELRFEQHQLGRVPSTKDRRPLRLIYFEACLSKADALHREKYLKTHYGKMFLKNRLKSYFTGQAGGSIFGP; encoded by the coding sequence GTGTACTATGTCTACATACTTCACAGTGATAAGGATGGCAAGCTCTACACAGGCTACACAGAAAATTTGGAACTAAGATTTGAGCAGCATCAGCTTGGGAGGGTTCCATCAACAAAAGACAGACGTCCGTTAAGACTGATTTACTTCGAAGCATGCTTGTCCAAAGCTGATGCTTTGCATCGTGAAAAGTACCTCAAAACTCATTATGGCAAAATGTTCTTAAAGAACCGGCTCAAATCTTATTTCACGGGCCAGGCGGGTGGAAGCATTTTTGGGCCTTGA
- a CDS encoding SUMF1/EgtB/PvdO family nonheme iron enzyme produces the protein MKIHGLAVYFVVALSKGWAQEAPLSDLYISELKAIGCTNRYANWKFGVPLLEFDVNGITYQSSSQSLLNISITDKVADEAGFRFKVTFTNASSASLTLSNVIPFGAADKEMYITGRGNHPLSRTHLFLPGRTPVNVIVPDNAWNLGYSCFKLDDQHNLFGLTRRDPDSFIKATRKRFETILLPGGSVSYFFYADLYRGTWQDGLRKVLQERYLYDLKEFDDGLYRRTDLQWIKKAYVMHLMMAWDKDYYDYTTGRFNWDKFQERAQQLYGGDDVICLWPTWPTLGLDQRNQFDMYRDLPGGLTRLRELADSLRSRGTKFFIAYNPWDESTRSEGHLQGLAKLIKETSADGVVLDTKGESSKELQEAADAVKPGVIMYSEGMAVPKDMPGIISGRVHNALYYPPMLNLNKIIRPDFAIFRVAEVFKEPIKREYAVAFFNGYGTEINQFAPGHPEWEEEQYRFLGKTTRILRENSSAFNSFGWTPLIPTLRDSIWVNQWPASDVSIYTVFRPKKTLYTIFSLKAEGYKGPLFELQQEANYHYVDLWHHEEVIPVAVNNRLFLPAKLEAFNSYELGTNNEGSVSCIASLPQLLRVSYRNNYLHIEAGKGSEIRLWMGNPGYGKSYQSFARAHHKLFLPNYIGRYEGKLVIQLMDGDELADERIVTIKPGTPRLISRIQPLAAVPDKKVPGMVRIPAGKFVFKTTHGDAFIPYPEEGEGEKFDMNAFWMDRTPVTNSQFRQFLQATGYQPVDTANFLKHWQHGAIPSGQENFPVVYVSYEDAQAYAAWAGKRLPTELEWQYAAQTEKGNEWPWRQTKPVTRKEQFVTETLTVTAIEGINPRFANLGDGKLYPVGKYPRGVNPHSLLDLTGCVWQITNDLYESGSYRYIILKGGSYFKPSSSWWYVQGGPRELHYRQALLRVSQGFERNATVGFRCVKD, from the coding sequence ATGAAAATACATGGATTAGCGGTTTATTTTGTTGTTGCCCTTAGCAAAGGTTGGGCCCAGGAAGCCCCTCTAAGCGACTTATATATTAGTGAGCTGAAGGCCATTGGCTGTACAAACAGATATGCCAACTGGAAATTTGGCGTACCGTTGCTTGAATTTGATGTAAACGGCATAACGTACCAATCATCTTCACAGAGTCTACTCAACATTTCAATTACGGATAAGGTAGCCGATGAAGCAGGTTTTCGCTTTAAAGTAACCTTTACAAATGCATCTTCTGCTTCGCTCACACTAAGCAATGTCATTCCGTTTGGGGCTGCCGACAAAGAAATGTATATCACCGGCAGGGGCAACCATCCGCTTTCGCGAACGCACCTGTTTCTTCCTGGAAGAACCCCGGTAAACGTAATTGTCCCGGACAATGCCTGGAATCTCGGCTACAGCTGTTTTAAACTGGATGACCAGCATAACCTTTTTGGTTTAACCAGGCGCGACCCGGATTCATTCATAAAGGCTACCCGCAAACGCTTTGAAACCATTTTGCTTCCGGGCGGATCAGTAAGCTACTTCTTTTATGCAGACCTGTACCGGGGAACCTGGCAGGATGGACTGCGTAAGGTGTTGCAAGAACGCTATTTGTATGACCTGAAAGAATTTGATGATGGATTATACAGGCGTACTGACCTTCAGTGGATTAAAAAAGCTTACGTAATGCATTTGATGATGGCCTGGGACAAGGACTATTACGATTATACCACCGGCCGGTTCAACTGGGACAAATTTCAGGAGCGCGCACAACAACTGTATGGTGGCGATGATGTAATCTGCCTGTGGCCCACGTGGCCTACACTTGGACTTGACCAGCGAAATCAGTTTGATATGTACCGCGATTTACCCGGAGGACTTACCAGACTGCGTGAACTGGCCGATTCGCTTCGTAGTCGTGGCACAAAATTCTTCATCGCATATAATCCCTGGGATGAGAGTACCCGCAGCGAAGGACATCTTCAGGGACTGGCTAAACTGATTAAAGAAACCTCGGCCGATGGCGTGGTACTCGATACAAAAGGCGAATCAAGTAAAGAATTGCAGGAAGCTGCCGATGCCGTTAAGCCGGGTGTGATCATGTACAGCGAGGGCATGGCCGTTCCGAAAGATATGCCCGGCATCATCAGCGGGCGTGTACACAATGCGCTGTACTATCCGCCCATGCTTAACCTGAACAAAATTATCCGGCCCGACTTTGCTATTTTCCGGGTTGCCGAAGTTTTTAAAGAGCCCATCAAACGCGAATACGCGGTGGCATTCTTTAACGGCTATGGAACTGAGATCAATCAATTTGCACCCGGACATCCCGAATGGGAAGAAGAACAATACCGCTTTTTAGGAAAAACTACACGCATTCTCCGCGAAAACTCATCGGCTTTTAACTCATTCGGATGGACACCATTAATCCCCACCTTGCGCGACAGCATCTGGGTAAACCAATGGCCCGCATCCGATGTGAGTATCTACACGGTTTTCCGTCCGAAGAAGACCCTTTACACAATTTTCAGTCTTAAGGCAGAAGGTTACAAAGGTCCTTTATTTGAGCTTCAACAAGAAGCTAATTATCACTATGTTGATCTTTGGCATCACGAGGAAGTTATTCCGGTTGCGGTAAACAACAGATTATTTTTACCAGCTAAACTTGAAGCATTTAACAGTTATGAGCTGGGAACTAATAATGAAGGATCCGTAAGCTGCATCGCCAGTTTACCGCAACTGCTGCGGGTTTCTTACCGCAACAATTATCTCCACATAGAAGCAGGCAAAGGTTCGGAAATCCGGTTATGGATGGGTAATCCTGGCTATGGTAAATCCTATCAAAGTTTTGCCCGTGCTCATCATAAGCTGTTTCTGCCCAACTACATCGGCCGGTATGAGGGCAAACTGGTGATTCAACTGATGGATGGTGATGAACTGGCTGATGAACGGATTGTAACGATCAAGCCGGGTACACCCCGGTTGATATCCCGTATACAACCATTGGCAGCAGTACCTGATAAGAAGGTGCCGGGTATGGTGCGTATTCCAGCCGGCAAGTTTGTGTTTAAAACCACCCATGGCGATGCATTTATTCCGTATCCGGAAGAAGGAGAGGGGGAGAAGTTTGATATGAATGCCTTCTGGATGGACCGCACTCCGGTTACAAACAGTCAGTTTAGGCAATTTCTGCAAGCCACTGGTTACCAGCCTGTTGATACTGCTAACTTCTTAAAACACTGGCAGCATGGTGCTATTCCAAGTGGCCAGGAAAACTTTCCTGTTGTATATGTATCCTACGAAGATGCTCAAGCCTACGCAGCCTGGGCCGGTAAACGATTGCCAACCGAACTGGAGTGGCAATATGCAGCACAAACAGAAAAAGGTAATGAGTGGCCCTGGCGGCAAACCAAACCGGTTACGCGAAAAGAACAGTTTGTAACCGAAACCTTAACGGTAACTGCCATCGAGGGAATTAATCCTCGTTTTGCCAATCTGGGCGATGGAAAATTGTACCCCGTTGGCAAGTATCCACGCGGAGTCAATCCACACAGTTTACTTGACTTAACCGGTTGTGTTTGGCAGATAACCAACGACTTATATGAAAGTGGCAGCTACCGGTATATAATCCTGAAAGGAGGAAGCTACTTTAAACCCTCATCCAGTTGGTGGTACGTGCAGGGCGGCCCGCGCGAACTGCATTACAGGCAGGCACTGCTACGGGTATCGCAGGGTTTTGAACGGAATGCTACTGTAGGTTTCCGTTGTGTGAAAGATTAG
- a CDS encoding SPOR domain-containing protein, with translation MARRKKTDDNPPANENQASSDDTFGLPEINYEPIRRDEPATEPEPEPESEPLHESEPVAQVDEATTGETTYSEEPVAPAESEYHYEPVKEPAPVWPKVLAIVLVVVVALGAAYYFLIYQPQQEEKARQAAIKAQQDKERIEREEEENRARLAREAAEKRRLDSLAAIPTTGTIETLEQRTGKYYVVVASAVDVDLLTDYAKKLSEKGVSSKIIPPFGKHKVYRITVDSGDSFALAQAKADGLKSEYGDAVWVLRY, from the coding sequence ATGGCCAGAAGAAAAAAGACTGACGATAATCCGCCTGCCAACGAAAACCAGGCTTCGTCTGATGATACATTTGGGTTGCCGGAAATCAACTACGAACCGATACGAAGGGATGAGCCGGCCACTGAACCCGAGCCGGAACCGGAGTCAGAGCCGCTTCATGAATCTGAACCCGTTGCACAGGTTGACGAAGCAACAACCGGTGAAACGACCTATTCTGAAGAACCGGTTGCTCCGGCAGAAAGCGAGTACCATTACGAACCCGTAAAGGAGCCTGCTCCGGTATGGCCAAAAGTATTAGCCATTGTTTTGGTGGTAGTGGTTGCCTTAGGCGCGGCTTACTACTTTCTGATATACCAGCCTCAACAGGAAGAGAAAGCCAGGCAGGCTGCGATAAAAGCCCAGCAAGACAAAGAACGTATAGAACGTGAGGAGGAAGAGAACCGCGCCAGGCTTGCCCGTGAAGCAGCAGAAAAAAGAAGACTGGATTCGTTGGCAGCAATCCCAACAACCGGAACAATCGAAACCCTGGAGCAGCGCACCGGAAAGTACTATGTAGTAGTGGCCAGCGCGGTCGATGTGGACCTGCTCACCGACTATGCCAAGAAACTCAGCGAAAAAGGTGTGAGCAGTAAAATTATTCCACCGTTCGGAAAACATAAGGTGTACCGGATAACCGTTGACAGTGGTGATTCGTTTGCCCTTGCGCAGGCCAAGGCAGATGGCCTAAAATCCGAATATGGCGATGCTGTTTGGGTTTTAAGATATTAA